A region of Bacillota bacterium DNA encodes the following proteins:
- a CDS encoding tetratricopeptide repeat protein: MRRKGTGTKQGALLAYGRVLFLVAVVGAVLFRYSAAEAASGDSRAMVQSQAAGGPPAEARAESRIDWGAIVAVNKGRPPDDLEGRLHLAIAYANQGMVPEAAREFRAIEAAGYEDFGRKVIAKAEEALAKDANDILNLNIVAFAYYAFSDFERSSECFEKLVSLDPQNIWTRHYFAVSLSRIGKLDKAIEVLKGALALDPSNEYTHLLLGLAYREKGWYILSVLELARAGKAIRELSTLM; this comes from the coding sequence ATGAGGCGCAAGGGAACGGGTACGAAACAAGGGGCGTTGCTGGCCTACGGGCGAGTCCTCTTCCTCGTGGCAGTGGTCGGCGCGGTGCTGTTTCGTTACTCGGCCGCCGAAGCGGCTAGCGGGGATTCGCGTGCTATGGTGCAGTCTCAGGCCGCCGGCGGGCCGCCCGCGGAAGCGCGCGCAGAATCGCGGATCGACTGGGGCGCCATTGTAGCGGTGAACAAGGGGCGTCCCCCGGACGACCTTGAGGGACGACTCCACCTTGCGATAGCGTATGCCAACCAAGGGATGGTCCCGGAGGCCGCGCGTGAGTTCCGCGCTATCGAGGCGGCGGGTTATGAAGATTTCGGCCGAAAGGTCATCGCCAAGGCCGAGGAAGCCCTGGCAAAGGATGCGAACGACATCCTCAACCTCAACATAGTTGCCTTCGCGTACTATGCGTTTTCAGATTTCGAGAGGTCCAGCGAGTGTTTTGAGAAGCTCGTGAGCCTGGACCCCCAGAACATCTGGACCCGCCACTATTTCGCCGTGAGCCTTTCAAGGATAGGGAAGCTCGATAAGGCCATCGAGGTGCTGAAAGGCGCCCTTGCCCTGGACCCATCCAACGAGTATACGCATCTCCTGCTCGGGCTCGCGTACAGGGAAAAGGGCTGGTACATCCTGTCCGTCCTGGAATTAGCTCGGGCCGGAAAGGCGATTCGCGAGCTGTCGACCCTCATGTGA
- a CDS encoding 4-oxalocrotonate tautomerase, which yields MPIVQIELIEGRTVEQKRVLVDKVTKAVVESVGCPESAVSIILREMKKENFAQAGKLYCDK from the coding sequence GTGCCCATCGTTCAGATCGAGCTCATTGAGGGAAGGACCGTCGAGCAGAAGCGAGTGCTCGTGGACAAGGTCACAAAGGCAGTAGTTGAATCTGTAGGCTGCCCTGAGAGCGCAGTGAGCATCATCCTGCGAGAGATGAAGAAGGAGAACTTTGCACAGGCCGGTAAGCTATATTGCGACAAGTGA
- a CDS encoding carbohydrate-binding protein — MAGIIDWVAKRLNRTDVEVAAEIARGSRPGAGDEASKEGRRASSPEHDGGGRREAAHVEGAAPADVDDGVYVSPTPITAGDSVSVRYSGLLARSGAAQVYLHMGYGIGAWKSVTDVPMARTAPGTFEARIDLPLEETSRLHFCFRDDAGNWDNNGGRNWSYEIHDGELLV, encoded by the coding sequence ATGGCAGGCATTATCGACTGGGTTGCAAAGAGGCTCAATAGAACTGACGTGGAGGTCGCGGCGGAGATCGCCCGCGGGAGCCGACCCGGCGCCGGTGACGAGGCTTCTAAGGAAGGCCGCCGCGCGTCGAGCCCTGAGCATGACGGGGGCGGTCGGCGTGAAGCTGCCCACGTGGAAGGCGCGGCTCCCGCCGACGTGGATGACGGAGTCTACGTGAGTCCCACTCCGATCACTGCGGGAGACTCCGTGTCTGTGAGGTACAGCGGGCTGCTAGCGAGATCCGGGGCCGCACAGGTTTACCTGCATATGGGCTACGGGATCGGCGCTTGGAAGTCGGTTACGGACGTGCCGATGGCCAGAACCGCTCCCGGGACCTTCGAGGCCCGCATAGACCTGCCTTTGGAGGAGACATCGCGGCTCCATTTCTGTTTCAGAGATGACGCGGGAAACTGGGATAACAACGGGGGACGCAACTGGAGCTACGAGATACACGACGGCGAGCTGCTCGTGTAG
- the htpX gene encoding zinc metalloprotease HtpX, whose product MYEQIASNINRTRLLMGLFIALVALLGYVFGEMSGAGWSGLVIALIIAVAMSFASYYYSDQIVLSVSRARPVTKEEHPYLWNTVEGLAIAAGIPAPKPYIIDDTAMNAFATGRDPEHAAIVVTTGLLSKLNRQELEGVIAHEMSHIRNRDILLASVTAVLVGVAALLSDWMLRSFWWGGTRRRRDRDGAGQAGALIAVIALVLAILAPVAAQLIRFAISRKREFLADADGALLTRYPAGLADALEKIARDTEPLEAANRATAHLYIVNPFKDAGRRVSYLYSTHPPIEERIARLRSM is encoded by the coding sequence ATGTACGAACAGATAGCCAGCAACATCAACAGAACGCGGCTCCTGATGGGCCTCTTCATTGCGCTGGTGGCGCTTCTCGGCTATGTGTTCGGGGAGATGTCGGGCGCTGGGTGGAGCGGCCTCGTCATCGCGCTCATCATCGCGGTCGCCATGAGTTTCGCGAGCTATTATTACAGCGACCAGATAGTCCTCAGCGTAAGCCGGGCTAGGCCGGTGACGAAGGAAGAACACCCATATCTCTGGAACACCGTCGAAGGGCTCGCCATAGCTGCGGGGATTCCCGCGCCCAAGCCCTATATCATCGATGACACAGCCATGAACGCGTTTGCTACTGGTCGCGACCCGGAGCACGCGGCGATCGTCGTTACCACGGGCCTGCTGTCGAAGCTCAACCGGCAGGAGCTGGAAGGCGTGATCGCCCACGAGATGTCTCACATAAGGAATCGGGACATACTGCTCGCAAGCGTGACGGCGGTGCTCGTTGGGGTGGCGGCGCTGCTTTCCGACTGGATGCTGCGGTCTTTCTGGTGGGGTGGGACGCGCCGACGCCGGGACCGCGACGGAGCGGGGCAGGCCGGGGCGCTTATCGCCGTGATCGCGCTTGTCCTTGCGATATTGGCGCCGGTGGCTGCGCAGCTCATAAGGTTCGCCATCTCGCGGAAGCGCGAGTTCCTGGCGGATGCCGATGGTGCGCTCCTCACGAGATACCCTGCAGGGCTTGCCGACGCCCTCGAGAAGATCGCCAGGGACACCGAACCGCTCGAGGCCGCGAACCGCGCCACTGCCCACCTTTACATCGTCAACCCCTTCAAAGACGCCGGCCGGCGCGTAAGCTATCTCTACAGCACCCATCCCCCAATCGAAGAGAGGATAGCAAGGCTCAGGTCCATGTGA
- a CDS encoding pyridoxal phosphate-dependent aminotransferase: MRLARRTTQVSPSKTFGVDALVREMRSRGVDIVNFSLGEPDFDTPDHIKDRAVDAIRAGFTKYTPTAGIPELRAAICEKLRADNGLVYSPQEVLVSCGAKHSIFNAVFALCDEGDEVIIPSPYWVSYPEMVRLAGGVPVVVEGDICNGFKASASAIEKAITSRTRAMILNSPCNPTGSVYSRRELHEIAEVAVAHGVVVISDEIYEKLVYGGVEHVSIASLGPDIKQFTIVINGVSKTYAMTGWRVGYAAGPREVIQAMETIQGHVTSNPTSISQKAALAGITGPKEPVERMRAEFARRREYMVGRLNEIPDVTCPVPDGAFYAFPDISRYFGRRIDDVVIKDSTTFAEALLRHGHVAVVPGIAFGCDTCVRLSYATSMARIAEGLDRMGEVLSRAR; encoded by the coding sequence ATGAGGCTTGCCCGGAGGACGACGCAGGTGAGCCCGTCAAAAACGTTTGGGGTGGACGCGCTCGTTCGGGAGATGCGCAGCCGGGGCGTGGACATCGTCAATTTCAGCCTTGGAGAGCCCGACTTCGATACGCCCGACCATATCAAAGACAGGGCCGTCGATGCTATCAGAGCAGGGTTCACGAAGTACACGCCGACCGCCGGCATCCCTGAGCTGCGCGCGGCCATTTGCGAGAAACTGCGAGCGGACAACGGGCTTGTATACAGCCCTCAAGAAGTGCTCGTGTCGTGTGGTGCGAAGCACTCGATATTCAACGCCGTGTTCGCTCTATGTGACGAGGGCGACGAGGTCATAATCCCGAGCCCCTATTGGGTTTCGTACCCGGAAATGGTTCGCCTCGCGGGGGGCGTCCCCGTGGTGGTCGAGGGCGACATCTGCAATGGGTTCAAGGCTAGTGCCTCCGCCATCGAGAAAGCCATCACCTCTAGGACGCGCGCGATGATCCTGAACAGCCCGTGCAATCCCACCGGGTCGGTTTACTCGCGGCGGGAGCTCCACGAGATCGCCGAGGTTGCTGTGGCCCACGGCGTGGTCGTGATATCCGACGAGATATACGAAAAACTCGTCTACGGCGGCGTGGAGCACGTCAGCATTGCTTCGCTCGGACCGGACATAAAGCAATTCACCATCGTCATAAACGGGGTGTCGAAGACCTACGCCATGACCGGCTGGCGTGTAGGATACGCTGCAGGGCCGAGGGAGGTCATCCAGGCCATGGAGACGATCCAGGGGCATGTCACGTCTAACCCCACGTCCATCTCGCAGAAGGCGGCGCTCGCCGGCATTACCGGTCCGAAAGAACCCGTAGAGCGCATGCGGGCTGAGTTTGCGAGGCGGCGCGAGTATATGGTGGGGCGGCTCAACGAGATACCCGATGTGACGTGCCCGGTTCCGGATGGCGCGTTCTACGCGTTTCCTGATATATCGCGCTACTTCGGTCGCAGGATCGACGACGTGGTGATAAAGGATTCCACCACGTTCGCGGAGGCGCTTCTGCGGCACGGCCATGTGGCCGTTGTGCCGGGAATCGCGTTCGGGTGCGATACGTGCGTGAGGCTTTCGTACGCGACCTCCATGGCGAGGATTGCCGAAGGCCTCGACAGAATGGGCGAGGTCCTGAGTCGCGCACGCTAA
- a CDS encoding flavin reductase family protein: MRKTLARLRNYLYPIPAVMVSCTAPSGRPNIITVAWTGVACGTPPMVSVAVNLSRYSHGIIKETGAFCVNVPSEDLLYATDYCGSVSGRDVDKFAALGLSAAECDEVECHYIADCPINMECKVRHQIVLGSHELFVGEVVAVHASEGVLTAEGRIDVQAMRPFAYVGPDYYRLGEKIGRHGYSLEEGARPKPEKR; the protein is encoded by the coding sequence ATGCGCAAGACGCTGGCCAGGTTGAGGAACTACCTGTACCCGATACCGGCCGTCATGGTGAGCTGCACTGCACCTTCCGGGCGGCCGAACATCATCACCGTGGCTTGGACGGGTGTCGCTTGCGGCACGCCACCGATGGTGTCAGTCGCGGTAAACCTGTCGAGGTACTCGCACGGGATAATAAAGGAGACCGGCGCTTTCTGCGTGAACGTGCCAAGCGAGGACCTCCTCTATGCCACGGATTATTGCGGCAGCGTGTCCGGGCGCGACGTCGACAAGTTCGCCGCGCTCGGGCTTTCGGCCGCGGAGTGTGACGAGGTGGAATGCCACTACATTGCTGATTGCCCGATAAACATGGAGTGCAAGGTGCGACACCAGATCGTGCTAGGATCGCACGAGCTCTTCGTGGGCGAGGTGGTTGCGGTCCACGCAAGCGAGGGCGTTCTCACCGCCGAAGGGCGAATCGATGTGCAGGCCATGAGGCCCTTTGCCTATGTGGGGCCAGACTACTACCGACTCGGGGAGAAGATCGGGCGGCACGGGTATTCTCTTGAAGAGGGTGCTCGGCCGAAACCGGAGAAGAGATGA
- a CDS encoding amidohydrolase, whose product MLISGAQIVSPREEGPLVLPKGDIAVSGSKIAYVGPSPAPPQFQGAAKVIDGSGLVAMPGFVNAHTHAAMTLFRGFADDMPLMAWLTQKIWPAEARLKANDVYWGTMLACVEMIRAGVTTFADMYFFMDETAKAVDRTGMRASLSRGLIGNAPGAEQGLAEGKELCERWNGACGGRITTMLGPHAPYTCPRSFLEKVMEAASELGVGMHIHLSETEGEVRECKAVHGGLSPIELMATYGLFEFPVLAAHCVHVSDRDIEILSARGVGVAHNPGCNMKISSGIAPVPKMLKAGVRVGLGTDGAASNNNLDLLEEARIAAFLHKLASSDPTVLAAREALYLATLGSARALRLEETIGTIDEGKKADIVLMDSRRPHMYPRHDMVSHIVYSARSSDIRTVIIDGRVVMEDGVITTVDEEEVLARAEERAQALVLK is encoded by the coding sequence ATACTCATTAGCGGGGCACAGATCGTCTCCCCGCGTGAGGAAGGACCGCTTGTATTGCCGAAGGGTGACATCGCGGTTTCGGGGTCGAAGATCGCGTATGTAGGCCCGTCTCCCGCTCCTCCCCAATTCCAAGGCGCAGCAAAGGTCATAGACGGCTCTGGCCTCGTAGCCATGCCGGGATTCGTAAACGCGCATACGCATGCCGCCATGACGTTGTTCCGGGGGTTTGCCGACGACATGCCGCTCATGGCGTGGCTCACGCAGAAGATCTGGCCCGCGGAGGCGCGACTCAAAGCCAACGATGTGTACTGGGGCACGATGCTTGCCTGCGTCGAGATGATCCGGGCTGGGGTGACGACCTTCGCGGACATGTATTTCTTCATGGACGAGACCGCCAAGGCCGTGGACCGAACCGGGATGAGGGCCTCGCTCTCGCGGGGCCTCATCGGAAACGCGCCTGGTGCGGAGCAGGGGCTCGCGGAGGGCAAGGAGCTGTGCGAACGCTGGAACGGCGCCTGCGGCGGCAGGATCACGACCATGCTCGGGCCGCACGCTCCATACACGTGTCCTAGGAGTTTCCTGGAAAAGGTCATGGAAGCGGCCTCCGAGCTCGGGGTGGGAATGCACATTCACCTCTCTGAGACCGAGGGGGAGGTGAGAGAGTGCAAGGCCGTCCACGGAGGGCTGTCTCCCATAGAACTCATGGCGACTTACGGCCTGTTCGAGTTCCCGGTGCTTGCCGCACACTGCGTGCACGTGTCGGACAGGGATATCGAGATCCTGAGCGCCAGAGGTGTTGGCGTGGCGCACAATCCTGGCTGCAACATGAAGATCTCCTCCGGCATCGCTCCTGTTCCGAAGATGCTCAAGGCCGGGGTGAGGGTCGGCCTCGGCACGGACGGCGCGGCGAGCAACAACAATCTTGACCTTCTGGAGGAGGCACGAATCGCGGCCTTTCTTCATAAACTTGCTTCAAGCGACCCGACGGTGCTGGCCGCGCGCGAGGCACTGTACCTTGCAACCCTCGGGAGCGCGAGAGCGCTCCGGCTCGAGGAGACGATCGGGACAATAGACGAGGGCAAGAAGGCAGACATAGTCCTAATGGATTCGAGACGGCCCCATATGTATCCTCGTCACGATATGGTCTCGCACATCGTGTACTCAGCGCGGTCCTCCGACATCAGGACGGTCATCATCGACGGGAGAGTCGTGATGGAAGATGGCGTCATCACCACGGTAGACGAGGAAGAGGTCCTTGCCCGCGCGGAGGAGCGGGCGCAAGCCCTGGTGCTGAAGTAG
- a CDS encoding DUF1614 domain-containing protein, with protein sequence MEDVPVFGLLPFVLLFILLLPALVFLFYFNVAAISFTKLGLSPEGAVLLFGLSLLGSVVNIPVVRKRVIIEDRSRPFFPFLFYYPPQVREQVIAVNFGGAVVPTVFAFYLLQRTPVLPALAATAIVAWAAKSMARLVPGVGIALPAFIPPLVAAGAALLLAGEYAAPVAYIGGTIGTLIGADLLNLSKIRTLGAQLVSIGGAGVYDGIFLVGVVAAFLA encoded by the coding sequence ATGGAGGACGTGCCGGTGTTTGGCTTGCTCCCTTTCGTCCTGCTCTTCATCCTGCTATTGCCGGCGCTCGTGTTCCTGTTTTACTTCAACGTCGCAGCGATATCCTTCACTAAGCTAGGGTTGTCGCCCGAAGGCGCAGTCCTGCTTTTCGGGCTCTCGCTCCTCGGAAGCGTCGTCAACATCCCCGTCGTCAGAAAGCGTGTCATTATCGAGGATCGATCGCGGCCCTTCTTCCCGTTCCTCTTCTATTACCCGCCCCAAGTGCGCGAACAGGTCATAGCCGTGAATTTCGGGGGAGCGGTGGTGCCCACGGTGTTCGCCTTTTATCTCCTGCAAAGGACCCCGGTCCTACCGGCGCTCGCTGCGACCGCCATCGTCGCATGGGCCGCTAAGTCCATGGCCCGCCTCGTGCCCGGCGTGGGCATCGCCCTGCCCGCATTCATACCGCCGCTCGTGGCAGCGGGCGCTGCACTGCTCCTGGCCGGCGAATATGCCGCGCCCGTGGCGTACATAGGGGGCACCATCGGGACGCTCATTGGGGCCGACCTCCTGAATCTATCCAAGATCCGCACACTCGGCGCTCAACTCGTCAGCATAGGTGGGGCGGGCGTGTATGATGGAATCTTCCTGGTAGGGGTGGTGGCGGCGTTCCTCGCGTAG
- a CDS encoding carbohydrate-binding protein, with the protein MPRKAMRDLFIDRRVAVDPIPLASKKKGTIMYKGLLSMCGADAVYLYSGYGDNWENARFTPMTKVDDVTWSADVTVEGDKTFNFCFKDGADHWDNNSGLNWGVEIV; encoded by the coding sequence ATGCCGAGAAAAGCCATGCGAGATCTGTTCATCGACAGGAGGGTGGCGGTGGACCCGATTCCACTCGCCAGCAAGAAGAAAGGAACAATCATGTACAAGGGTCTCCTCTCCATGTGCGGGGCCGATGCCGTGTATCTTTACTCAGGATACGGCGACAACTGGGAGAACGCGCGTTTCACCCCCATGACCAAGGTGGACGACGTTACCTGGTCAGCCGATGTGACTGTGGAGGGGGACAAGACCTTCAACTTCTGCTTCAAGGACGGCGCAGACCACTGGGACAACAATTCCGGCCTCAACTGGGGCGTGGAGATAGTCTAG
- a CDS encoding LemA family protein, producing the protein MATLVILAIVAIIALFFITSYNRLVVLRNRIRNAWSQIDVQLRRRYDLIPNLVETVKGYAAHEKETFEMVTKARAQMASAKTVSEQAEAQNAITGALRTLFAVAEAYPELKANQNFLMLQEELSGTESKIAYARQFYNDTVMKYNNALQVFPTNLIAGMFGFSPEDFFEIEEAAREPVKVKF; encoded by the coding sequence GTGGCGACTCTTGTGATCCTTGCGATCGTCGCTATCATCGCACTGTTCTTCATAACCTCGTACAACAGGCTCGTGGTGCTCCGGAACAGGATCCGAAACGCATGGTCTCAGATAGACGTCCAGTTGCGCAGACGTTACGATCTCATCCCGAACTTGGTGGAGACGGTCAAAGGCTACGCCGCGCATGAGAAGGAGACCTTCGAGATGGTCACGAAAGCCCGGGCCCAGATGGCGAGCGCGAAAACCGTGAGTGAGCAGGCGGAGGCACAGAACGCCATCACCGGTGCCCTGCGAACGCTTTTCGCTGTCGCGGAGGCTTATCCCGAGCTCAAGGCGAACCAGAACTTTCTCATGCTGCAAGAGGAGCTTTCTGGCACGGAAAGCAAGATCGCGTACGCACGGCAGTTCTACAACGACACGGTGATGAAGTACAACAATGCCTTGCAGGTGTTCCCGACCAACCTCATAGCGGGGATGTTCGGCTTCTCGCCCGAGGACTTCTTTGAGATCGAGGAAGCCGCCCGGGAGCCTGTGAAGGTGAAGTTCTAG
- a CDS encoding stage II sporulation protein P, protein MNLRLLVAICLVLVVACAVVATPCIEAQGCEEDTEHWYTIVDEDTGGTVLHTCHVVVVGDEFVDPQNNRYRVTRVEGHTAWARLVERVDLEAGAAAFYAAWRQELATTGLATPRRLAQAPAGRLVAIYHTHSDESYIPTSGTPFVAPHGDVYNVGAVVRAALQRSVGLRVIQSWTSHLPHDGAAYDRSRRTAMALLRRNPDALFDLHRDAAPLEAYATTVGGKPGAKVMIVLGRQNPNLKANEQFAFAVKSFADKNFPGFVRGIFYGDATFNQDLSPRALLFEMGSQENSQEAAERVMVNFILSIPAILYGITPQGPTAGSEAARRAAGEQGGALSALAWIGILVLLGGAVFLLLNEGSMEGVRKRIRRFASLEFASALGLRRKGRPGRGAASRADQDGEQRPDGDEQ, encoded by the coding sequence ATGAATCTGCGATTGCTCGTGGCGATCTGCTTGGTCTTGGTGGTGGCGTGCGCGGTTGTAGCCACGCCCTGCATAGAAGCGCAAGGGTGCGAGGAGGACACGGAGCACTGGTATACCATAGTGGACGAGGACACCGGCGGTACCGTGCTTCACACTTGCCACGTGGTCGTGGTGGGCGACGAGTTCGTGGACCCTCAAAACAACCGATACAGGGTGACGAGGGTCGAGGGTCACACCGCGTGGGCGAGGCTCGTCGAGCGGGTTGACCTCGAGGCCGGGGCTGCGGCCTTCTACGCTGCGTGGAGACAGGAGCTTGCCACCACGGGACTTGCGACCCCGCGACGCCTCGCTCAGGCGCCCGCCGGGCGGCTCGTGGCCATATACCACACCCATAGCGATGAGTCGTACATTCCCACGAGCGGGACTCCATTCGTGGCCCCGCACGGGGACGTTTACAACGTGGGAGCGGTCGTGAGAGCGGCGTTGCAGCGTTCGGTCGGGCTTCGTGTGATACAATCATGGACCTCGCACCTGCCCCACGATGGCGCAGCCTACGACCGTTCCCGGCGGACAGCCATGGCTCTTCTGCGCAGGAACCCCGATGCCCTGTTCGACCTTCACAGGGACGCTGCGCCCCTGGAAGCGTACGCAACGACTGTTGGTGGCAAACCCGGGGCGAAGGTCATGATCGTGCTGGGCAGGCAGAATCCGAACCTCAAGGCCAACGAGCAATTCGCGTTCGCGGTGAAAAGCTTTGCCGATAAGAACTTCCCCGGATTCGTGAGGGGCATCTTCTACGGGGACGCTACCTTCAATCAGGACCTGTCACCGCGCGCTCTGCTTTTCGAGATGGGTTCCCAGGAGAACAGCCAGGAAGCCGCCGAGCGGGTCATGGTGAACTTCATACTCTCGATCCCCGCTATCTTGTATGGAATCACGCCCCAGGGGCCGACTGCCGGAAGCGAGGCTGCGAGGCGCGCCGCTGGTGAACAGGGAGGGGCGCTGTCGGCCCTGGCTTGGATCGGTATCCTGGTGCTCCTAGGGGGCGCAGTCTTCCTGCTGCTCAACGAGGGGAGCATGGAGGGGGTGCGCAAGAGGATCCGGAGGTTTGCGAGCCTGGAGTTTGCAAGCGCCCTCGGGCTCAGGAGAAAGGGACGACCGGGACGGGGCGCCGCTAGCCGGGCGGACCAGGACGGAGAGCAACGTCCCGACGGCGACGAGCAGTGA
- a CDS encoding aminopeptidase — protein sequence MGVSAGESVLVVTDDKLREIGYALWEAARSLGAEAMLLEIIPRARNGEEPPAAVARIMKSVDVVLAPTSKSLSHTAARREACAAGARIATLPGITRDAMIRTLSADYARIAELSKRVADILTSGTTARVVSPSGTDITMSLEGRTGHPDTGIYRLPGDFGNLPAGEAYIAPVEGTATGVIVVDGAMAGAGVLEDHIRMKVEEGYVTEISGGEAARALEQAIAQLGRPARNIAELGVGTNDRAVITGKVLEDEKVLGTVHIAIGNNVSFGGTVDVPSHLDGIILKPTLVVDGVTVIEEGTLRV from the coding sequence ATGGGAGTGTCCGCGGGAGAAAGCGTGCTTGTCGTGACCGACGACAAGCTGAGGGAGATCGGGTATGCCCTATGGGAGGCGGCGCGCTCACTCGGCGCAGAAGCGATGCTCCTTGAGATCATACCAAGGGCGCGGAACGGTGAGGAACCGCCCGCTGCGGTCGCGCGCATCATGAAGTCGGTGGACGTGGTGCTCGCGCCTACGAGCAAATCTCTCTCGCATACCGCCGCGAGGCGGGAGGCGTGCGCGGCGGGGGCGCGCATCGCTACGTTGCCGGGCATAACACGAGACGCCATGATCCGCACCCTGTCGGCGGACTACGCCCGCATCGCCGAGTTGAGCAAGAGGGTCGCGGATATCTTGACGTCGGGCACGACCGCTCGGGTGGTGAGCCCCTCAGGCACCGACATCACCATGTCCCTTGAAGGACGCACAGGTCACCCCGACACCGGGATATACCGTCTCCCGGGCGATTTTGGAAACCTGCCGGCCGGCGAGGCATACATAGCACCAGTGGAGGGCACGGCGACCGGGGTGATCGTCGTGGACGGCGCGATGGCTGGCGCAGGCGTGCTCGAGGACCATATCAGGATGAAGGTGGAGGAGGGGTATGTGACGGAGATCTCTGGGGGAGAAGCCGCGAGGGCGCTTGAGCAGGCCATAGCTCAGCTGGGGAGACCTGCCAGGAATATCGCGGAGCTGGGAGTGGGGACCAACGATCGCGCGGTGATCACCGGGAAGGTGCTCGAGGATGAAAAGGTGCTCGGGACCGTGCATATTGCGATCGGTAACAACGTGAGCTTCGGGGGCACGGTCGACGTCCCGAGCCATCTGGACGGCATAATCCTCAAGCCCACGCTCGTGGTAGACGGGGTGACGGTGATCGAAGAGGGCACGCTGCGAGTGTGA
- a CDS encoding glutamate--tRNA ligase, which produces MDRVRVRFAPSPTGHLHVGGARTVLFNWLFARHHGGAFVLRIEDTDVERSTEASVDAIIDSIRWLGLDWDEGPIVGGAYGPYFQSQRLDIYREYAERLLSTGHAYRCYCTPEELEKARAAALERGESSGYSGRCRHLSPEERRAFEAEGRKPVIRFKVDDGETVVNDLIRGEVRFENRFIDDFVILRSDGYPMYNFAAVVDDTLMRISHIIRGDEHLPNTPKQIMMYRALGFEVPKFAHVSMILGPDRTKLSKRHGATSIEQYREDGYLPDALVNYLVLLGWAYDSSQQIFSREELVEKFSLERVSKNPAVFDPDKLLWMNGYYLRATDARTLAHLAVQHLARAGFVPKAPDDREMARIERIMGLLRERMRTVKDVVTVGDFFFTEHVSYDPGAFEKFLAREDAPEILGEVKRRLWAIGDEFTAERIEGVLRGYAAELGRKAGDVIHPVRVAVTGRAASPGLFEVLEVLGREATCSRLDDALSRLSAGN; this is translated from the coding sequence ATGGATCGGGTAAGGGTTAGGTTCGCTCCGTCTCCCACAGGGCATCTACACGTCGGAGGGGCGCGTACGGTGCTCTTTAACTGGCTCTTCGCGCGGCATCACGGTGGCGCGTTCGTCCTGCGGATCGAGGACACCGACGTGGAAAGGTCCACGGAAGCTTCGGTAGATGCGATCATCGACAGCATAAGGTGGCTGGGCCTCGATTGGGACGAAGGCCCCATAGTCGGCGGCGCGTACGGCCCGTACTTCCAGTCGCAAAGGCTCGACATATACCGCGAGTACGCCGAGCGGCTTCTTTCGACGGGACATGCCTACCGGTGCTACTGCACCCCTGAGGAACTCGAGAAAGCCCGGGCCGCGGCGCTAGAGCGTGGCGAGTCTAGCGGATACTCCGGGCGCTGCAGACACCTGTCACCGGAGGAGCGCAGGGCCTTTGAGGCCGAGGGCCGCAAGCCCGTGATCCGGTTCAAAGTGGACGACGGTGAGACGGTGGTGAACGACCTCATCAGGGGCGAGGTCCGTTTCGAGAACAGGTTCATCGACGACTTCGTCATCCTGAGGTCGGACGGATATCCGATGTACAACTTCGCCGCGGTCGTGGACGACACCTTGATGCGGATCTCCCATATCATTCGGGGTGATGAGCATCTTCCAAATACTCCTAAGCAGATCATGATGTACCGTGCGCTCGGGTTCGAGGTACCCAAGTTCGCTCACGTCTCGATGATACTTGGGCCGGACAGGACGAAGCTCAGCAAGCGCCACGGCGCGACGTCCATCGAGCAGTACCGCGAGGATGGCTATCTTCCCGACGCCCTTGTGAACTATCTGGTCCTCCTAGGGTGGGCGTACGATTCCAGCCAGCAGATATTCAGCAGGGAAGAGCTCGTCGAGAAGTTCTCCTTGGAGAGGGTTTCAAAGAATCCCGCGGTGTTCGACCCGGATAAACTGCTCTGGATGAACGGGTATTACCTGCGTGCCACCGACGCGAGGACCCTCGCGCATCTGGCCGTGCAGCACCTCGCGCGGGCCGGGTTCGTGCCGAAGGCTCCTGACGATCGCGAAATGGCGCGTATCGAGAGGATCATGGGGCTCCTCAGGGAGAGGATGCGCACGGTGAAAGACGTTGTTACTGTGGGCGATTTCTTCTTCACGGAGCACGTCTCCTATGATCCGGGGGCTTTTGAGAAGTTTCTCGCTCGCGAGGACGCACCGGAGATCTTGGGCGAGGTCAAGCGAAGGCTGTGGGCCATCGGGGATGAGTTCACGGCAGAGCGCATCGAGGGGGTTCTACGAGGTTACGCCGCAGAGTTGGGCCGAAAGGCCGGCGATGTGATCCACCCGGTCCGGGTGGCCGTGACAGGCCGCGCGGCAAGCCCGGGGCTTTTCGAGGTCTTGGAGGTGCTGGGCAGGGAGGCGACGTGCTCACGGCTGGATGATGCCCTGTCCAGGCTTTCCGCGGGCAATTGA